Proteins from a single region of Desulfobacter postgatei 2ac9:
- a CDS encoding very short patch repair endonuclease, whose product MDVFTREKRSQIMSRVSGKNTKPELIVRSLLHNMGYRFRLHRNELPGKPDIILPKYKKIIFVHGCFWHGHIDCPRAKRPTTNKKFWNEKLNKNIERDKVTLNNLKQLGWDVLTVWTCEVKSIEKLRNKLFSFIEGHRENFI is encoded by the coding sequence ATGGACGTCTTCACACGAGAAAAACGAAGCCAAATTATGTCGCGTGTGAGCGGCAAAAATACAAAACCTGAATTAATTGTACGCTCTTTGCTTCATAATATGGGATATAGATTTAGGCTTCATAGAAATGAGTTACCTGGAAAACCCGATATCATATTGCCCAAATATAAAAAGATCATTTTCGTTCATGGTTGTTTTTGGCATGGACATATTGATTGCCCAAGGGCTAAACGCCCTACAACCAACAAAAAATTTTGGAACGAGAAGCTGAATAAGAATATCGAGAGAGATAAAGTTACCCTTAATAATCTTAAACAGTTAGGTTGGGATGTTTTAACCGTCTGGACCTGTGAAGTAAAAAGCATTGAGAAATTAAGAAATAAACTATTTTCGTTTATAGAAGGACATAGAGAAAATTTCATATGA
- a CDS encoding helix-turn-helix domain-containing protein — MDATKSTLPSFEGNKKIQAVRAFVSETLCHIYLTGRAGTGKTTFLKSLSAFCPKQFLVAAPTGVAAVNAGGVTLHSFFQIPLGPYLPGQSDRSQDNRRFFRFSKVKKQIINGLDLLVIDEISMVRADLLDALDAVLRRLRRDDRPFGGVQLLLIGDLFQLPPVTKPEEWDLLSNYYASPYFFSSQALNRSDLVTIELETVYRQSDPDFIRLLNAVRENRMDRRCTDILNRQVRPDPPDQGYITLTTHNRRAESINNLKLARLGEKAYTLAAEVSGDFPSHAFPTGEQLTLKPGAQVMFLRNDASPDKAYFNGTIGQVTHVGRETVTVACRGSAGRAAGESASDLKDGPVVEVKPVDWENVTYKVNEEDNTIQQEVVGRFKQFPLKLAWAVTIHKSQGLTFDRAIVDAKNAFAPGQVYVALSRCTGLDGLVLTAPVPPHVLGTDPVVVDFMNRTAPPGQDLAGIFRAARAACQQTLVLRCFDCSSFRGLFFYFLRLARDNRNVLRIPGLGEPAELESRGRDQVFQVSDKFQVQLQQLMANESLPETSAVIQDRVQKASAWFGNALDQVFGRLLEKGSVETDNATLGKQVQNALDNLKQEVRVKQAGILSCAHGFSTTAYLRAVSSQAMADTPGNQSKKSAGSSTTDYTELDIAHPEMFQALKAWRTRTAAAQNVKAFQVAHQKVLVQIAVCLPRSKKSLKALKGVGPATVESYAEELLAMVDTYCNEKNIPGDESPEPRPAEQASEKETGTRRNKTPATDNAAPQANTRDISLMLFKDGLSVDEIAEERGLAATTIQGHLCSFIAKGELAVDLLVPDKEKQAVIAAVVVPDKNLSQMKEELGHDYSYGEIRAVVAHLQYLEAGQG, encoded by the coding sequence ATGGACGCTACGAAATCCACATTACCTTCCTTTGAAGGAAACAAAAAGATCCAGGCGGTCCGGGCCTTTGTTTCGGAAACCCTGTGTCATATCTATCTGACCGGCAGGGCCGGCACGGGTAAAACCACGTTCCTGAAATCTTTGTCGGCGTTTTGCCCCAAGCAGTTCCTTGTTGCGGCCCCCACAGGCGTTGCCGCCGTAAATGCCGGGGGGGTGACCCTGCACTCCTTTTTTCAGATTCCGTTGGGGCCATATCTTCCCGGACAAAGTGATCGATCCCAGGATAACCGGCGATTTTTCAGGTTTTCAAAGGTTAAAAAACAGATTATCAACGGCCTTGATCTGCTGGTGATTGATGAAATCTCCATGGTCCGGGCTGATCTGCTGGACGCCCTGGATGCGGTATTGCGCCGCCTGCGACGGGATGATCGGCCTTTTGGCGGGGTGCAACTGCTGCTCATCGGGGACCTGTTTCAACTGCCGCCGGTGACCAAACCCGAAGAATGGGATCTTTTGTCTAACTATTATGCCTCCCCCTATTTTTTTTCAAGCCAGGCGTTAAATCGCTCCGATCTGGTGACAATAGAGCTTGAAACCGTTTACCGTCAGAGCGATCCTGATTTTATCCGTCTGCTCAATGCCGTGCGCGAAAACCGCATGGATCGTCGTTGCACTGATATCCTCAACCGGCAGGTGAGGCCCGATCCCCCGGATCAGGGATACATTACCTTGACCACCCACAATCGACGGGCTGAGTCCATTAATAATCTGAAACTTGCCCGGCTTGGGGAGAAAGCATACACCCTGGCTGCAGAAGTGTCCGGAGATTTTCCGTCCCATGCCTTTCCCACGGGAGAGCAGCTTACCCTTAAACCAGGGGCCCAGGTGATGTTTCTGCGCAATGATGCTTCCCCTGACAAAGCTTATTTCAACGGCACCATCGGCCAGGTGACCCATGTGGGACGGGAAACCGTAACCGTTGCCTGCCGGGGCAGTGCCGGAAGAGCGGCCGGGGAAAGTGCGTCGGATCTTAAGGATGGTCCCGTTGTGGAGGTCAAGCCGGTAGATTGGGAAAATGTTACATATAAGGTAAACGAGGAAGATAACACCATCCAACAGGAGGTGGTGGGCAGATTCAAGCAGTTTCCGTTAAAGCTTGCCTGGGCTGTGACCATCCACAAAAGCCAGGGCTTAACCTTTGACCGGGCCATCGTGGATGCAAAAAATGCCTTTGCTCCCGGACAGGTATATGTGGCCTTGAGCCGCTGTACCGGCCTTGACGGGCTGGTACTCACCGCCCCTGTGCCGCCTCACGTCCTGGGCACCGACCCGGTGGTGGTGGATTTCATGAACCGGACGGCCCCGCCCGGCCAGGACCTTGCCGGGATTTTTAGAGCCGCCCGTGCCGCCTGCCAGCAGACCCTTGTGCTGAGATGCTTTGACTGCTCAAGTTTCAGAGGGTTGTTTTTTTATTTTCTGCGCCTGGCAAGGGATAACCGCAATGTGCTGCGCATCCCCGGGCTTGGTGAACCGGCGGAACTGGAATCCAGGGGCCGGGACCAGGTGTTCCAGGTGAGCGATAAATTTCAGGTGCAACTGCAACAGTTGATGGCAAATGAGTCTTTGCCGGAAACAAGTGCCGTTATCCAGGATCGGGTGCAAAAAGCCAGTGCCTGGTTCGGCAATGCCCTGGATCAGGTGTTTGGTCGTCTGCTGGAAAAAGGTTCCGTAGAAACCGACAATGCAACATTAGGCAAGCAGGTGCAAAATGCCCTGGACAATTTAAAGCAGGAAGTCCGTGTCAAACAGGCCGGGATTTTATCCTGTGCTCATGGATTTTCCACAACCGCCTATCTTAGGGCCGTATCATCCCAAGCCATGGCAGATACGCCGGGAAATCAGTCAAAAAAAAGTGCCGGTTCATCCACTACGGATTACACCGAGCTCGACATTGCCCATCCTGAAATGTTTCAAGCCTTGAAGGCATGGCGGACCCGGACCGCAGCCGCTCAAAATGTCAAGGCGTTCCAGGTGGCCCACCAGAAAGTCCTGGTTCAGATTGCGGTTTGCCTGCCCCGGTCGAAAAAAAGTCTGAAAGCTCTGAAAGGGGTGGGCCCGGCTACCGTGGAAAGCTATGCAGAGGAATTGCTGGCCATGGTGGATACCTACTGCAATGAAAAAAATATCCCGGGCGATGAATCCCCTGAGCCGCGTCCTGCAGAACAGGCCTCAGAGAAAGAGACGGGAACCCGCCGTAACAAAACCCCGGCCACGGATAATGCCGCACCCCAGGCCAACACCCGGGACATCAGCCTGATGCTGTTTAAAGACGGCTTGTCCGTGGACGAGATTGCCGAAGAACGGGGCCTGGCTGCGACCACCATCCAGGGCCACTTATGTTCTTTCATCGCCAAAGGCGAACTGGCTGTGGATCTGCTGGTGCCGGACAAAGAAAAACAGGCGGTTATCGCGGCAGTCGTGGTGCCTGATAAAAATTTGAGCCAGATGAAAGAGGAACTGGGCCACGATTATTCCTATGGTGAAATTCGGGCTGTCGTGGCTCACCTGCAATATCTTGAAGCCGGGCAGGGATAA
- a CDS encoding cold-shock protein, protein MAEGTVKWFNDAKGFGFIEQDGGKDLFVHHTAIQSQGFKSLAEGARVTFDVVEGPKGPAAENVVQK, encoded by the coding sequence ATGGCTGAAGGAACAGTAAAATGGTTTAACGATGCAAAAGGTTTTGGTTTTATCGAACAAGATGGCGGCAAAGATTTATTTGTTCACCATACCGCAATTCAATCCCAGGGATTCAAATCCTTAGCAGAAGGTGCACGGGTAACCTTTGATGTTGTTGAGGGTCCTAAAGGGCCTGCAGCAGAGAATGTTGTCCAGAAGTAA
- a CDS encoding YitT family protein: MARKKLKEAVQQKLESPGWQKILRISNQQLAITLGAALNAFGYVLFQMPYNLAAGGASGLGIIVNHLTGFSPGLFYFTANIPLFILGFFTLGKWRFLFTSTLAVVVFSGATEFLIVCMPTLFTQFPITENKLLASIYSGLLIGIGLGIIYRFGGTIGGTSIITRIIYNKTGFPMSQSSLYVDVLIIAVAGFVFSWETSLLAFLALLIAGMSADFAMEGASQMRTLMIITQNPEPLRYAIINELKRSVTMWQGKGGYSGEERTLLYLTVLRSRVYDVKFIINRIDPDAFMVVGVSQQTWGGYTMKKS, from the coding sequence TTGGCACGAAAAAAACTGAAAGAAGCGGTTCAACAAAAACTTGAATCTCCCGGTTGGCAGAAAATCCTGCGGATTTCAAACCAGCAGTTGGCCATTACTTTAGGTGCTGCGCTCAACGCCTTTGGCTATGTATTGTTCCAAATGCCGTACAACCTGGCTGCAGGCGGAGCATCCGGATTGGGCATTATTGTGAATCATTTGACCGGATTCTCCCCCGGCCTGTTTTATTTTACGGCAAATATTCCATTGTTTATCCTTGGCTTTTTCACCCTGGGTAAATGGCGGTTTTTGTTTACCTCCACCCTCGCTGTGGTGGTGTTTTCCGGTGCCACAGAATTTCTTATTGTCTGCATGCCAACGCTATTCACCCAATTTCCCATCACCGAGAACAAACTTTTGGCAAGCATTTACAGCGGACTGCTCATTGGCATTGGCTTGGGTATTATCTACCGTTTTGGCGGCACCATCGGCGGCACATCAATCATTACCCGGATCATTTACAATAAAACCGGATTTCCCATGTCCCAGTCCAGCCTCTACGTGGATGTGTTAATTATTGCCGTTGCCGGCTTTGTGTTCAGCTGGGAAACCTCTTTACTGGCCTTCCTGGCGCTTCTGATCGCAGGCATGAGCGCAGATTTTGCCATGGAAGGAGCCAGCCAGATGCGCACATTGATGATTATTACCCAAAATCCAGAACCTTTGCGGTATGCCATTATTAACGAATTGAAACGCAGCGTGACCATGTGGCAGGGCAAAGGCGGGTATTCCGGTGAAGAGCGAACCCTTTTATATCTCACAGTACTACGCTCCCGGGTCTATGATGTGAAATTCATCATTAACCGGATCGACCCCGATGCATTCATGGTGGTCGGCGTATCCCAGCAGACCTGGGGCGGGTATACCATGAAAAAAAGCTGA
- a CDS encoding DEAD/DEAH box helicase: MSFKNFKFDPTIDAGIAACGYTLPTPIQKEAIPPILEGRDILGLAQTGTGKTAAFVLPLLQRLLNGPRKKVRALIVAPTRELAEQIHADISKLGQKTGLQSISIYGGVGKPPQIKAIRSGVEIIVACPGRLLDLLNDRSFSLQAVEMLVLDEADHMFDKGFLPDIRRIIKQLPTKRQSLVFSATMPEEIRHLAENILINPVTVQINHTQPVLAISHVLFQVAKEQKTSLLKTIIKEEEMKSTLVFTRTKHKAKSLALVLQKAGYKAASIQGNLSQLKRQEALNGFKTGEFKILVATDIAARGIDVKGISHVINYDVPDTPETYTHRTGRTGRAERAGQAFIFAGQEDIKIISRIEHCLGKKMRRQVTPGFPWDPNETVVEQKKEHFSRPTPRGKKPSSGGRGKNQHSSVFSLATNRSRTARP; this comes from the coding sequence ATGAGTTTTAAAAATTTTAAGTTTGACCCTACGATAGATGCCGGCATCGCTGCCTGTGGCTATACACTTCCCACCCCTATTCAGAAAGAGGCTATTCCTCCAATACTCGAAGGTAGAGATATCCTTGGTCTGGCCCAGACCGGGACTGGAAAGACGGCAGCTTTTGTACTGCCCCTTCTTCAGCGACTGCTGAATGGTCCTCGAAAAAAAGTGCGGGCGTTGATCGTAGCACCCACAAGGGAATTGGCAGAACAGATTCATGCAGATATCAGCAAGCTGGGACAAAAAACCGGGTTGCAAAGTATTTCGATTTATGGTGGTGTGGGCAAGCCCCCCCAGATTAAAGCAATCCGAAGTGGCGTGGAAATTATTGTTGCCTGCCCGGGTCGATTGCTGGACCTTCTTAATGATCGGTCTTTTTCTTTGCAAGCTGTTGAAATGCTGGTTCTTGATGAGGCAGACCATATGTTTGACAAAGGATTTCTACCTGATATCCGCAGGATTATCAAGCAGCTACCCACGAAACGTCAATCCCTGGTTTTTTCTGCCACCATGCCTGAAGAAATTCGTCACTTGGCGGAAAATATATTGATAAATCCGGTAACTGTACAAATTAATCATACACAGCCGGTTCTCGCAATTTCGCATGTCCTGTTTCAAGTTGCAAAAGAACAGAAGACCTCTTTGCTTAAGACCATTATTAAAGAAGAGGAAATGAAGAGTACGCTGGTTTTTACCCGAACCAAACACAAGGCAAAAAGTCTGGCCCTGGTATTACAAAAAGCGGGGTATAAAGCAGCGTCAATTCAAGGCAATCTTTCCCAGCTCAAACGGCAGGAGGCATTGAACGGTTTTAAAACCGGTGAATTCAAGATCCTGGTGGCCACCGATATTGCTGCCCGGGGAATTGATGTGAAGGGGATTTCCCATGTCATCAACTATGATGTCCCGGATACACCCGAAACTTATACCCACCGTACAGGACGTACCGGACGGGCCGAACGAGCGGGTCAGGCATTTATTTTTGCCGGTCAGGAAGACATCAAAATCATTTCACGCATAGAGCACTGTCTGGGAAAAAAGATGCGTCGACAAGTAACCCCAGGTTTTCCCTGGGACCCTAACGAGACTGTGGTTGAACAAAAAAAGGAACACTTTTCACGACCAACGCCGAGAGGAAAGAAACCGTCTTCAGGTGGGCGAGGTAAAAACCAGCACAGCAGTGTTTTTTCCTTGGCAACCAACAGAAGCAGGACAGCTCGTCCATAA
- a CDS encoding DNA cytosine methyltransferase — MYHSETTLNIDKSLIVKEDEATYHSRCSGALIKSPSRYRLIDLFSGAGGMSLGFSEAFGQPFQSVWANDFNQYCVETYNENFAKHCIAGDIVEILGQGKIQIPKADVVIGGPPCQGFSLLNKNRENDPRKEMWRPYLEVVEKSGASIFVMENVPQLLGTFEHGEIVGAAESLGFKVWQDKLIAADYGVPQTRIRAFIIGCRFADPSILFPPRKTHFNPNGNGKQLMLPFNREDYLSKPAPWKTVRDAIGDLPKPEGTEIRNIQPPLDLHFGRNPTELSRKRYRAIPKEGMNRFDLQRIAPELTPKCWIRKKSGGTDLFGRLWWDRPSVTIRTEFYKPEKGRYLHPDQHRPITHREAARFQSFPDSFKFLGSKIEIAKQIGNAVPPLLAARVADVVRLLLDKRYEQWTSSHEKNEAKLCRV, encoded by the coding sequence ATGTATCATTCTGAAACCACATTGAATATTGACAAATCGCTAATCGTTAAAGAAGATGAAGCAACTTATCACTCTCGCTGTTCGGGAGCGCTGATTAAGAGCCCAAGTCGGTACCGTCTCATAGACTTGTTTTCAGGTGCCGGTGGCATGTCTTTAGGGTTCTCAGAAGCCTTTGGACAACCATTTCAGTCGGTTTGGGCAAACGACTTCAACCAATATTGTGTCGAAACATACAACGAAAATTTTGCCAAACATTGTATTGCAGGTGACATTGTTGAGATATTGGGACAAGGTAAAATACAAATACCAAAAGCCGATGTTGTTATAGGGGGGCCGCCTTGTCAAGGTTTTAGCCTCTTAAACAAAAATCGTGAAAATGACCCACGTAAAGAGATGTGGCGACCATATTTAGAGGTGGTCGAGAAATCCGGCGCTTCAATTTTTGTCATGGAAAACGTTCCTCAACTGCTTGGCACTTTCGAGCATGGAGAAATAGTTGGAGCTGCCGAATCCCTAGGGTTCAAGGTTTGGCAGGATAAATTGATTGCAGCAGATTATGGTGTTCCGCAAACTCGTATTCGTGCATTTATTATAGGATGTAGGTTCGCGGACCCATCAATTTTGTTTCCACCTCGAAAAACACATTTCAATCCGAACGGCAACGGGAAACAGTTAATGCTACCATTCAATCGAGAGGATTACCTATCAAAACCTGCGCCTTGGAAAACCGTGAGAGACGCCATTGGCGATTTGCCAAAACCCGAAGGAACTGAAATTAGAAATATTCAGCCCCCATTAGATCTACATTTTGGGAGGAATCCAACAGAGCTAAGTCGAAAACGATATAGAGCAATCCCTAAAGAAGGAATGAATCGTTTCGATTTGCAAAGGATTGCGCCGGAGTTGACACCTAAATGTTGGATTAGAAAGAAATCAGGTGGTACTGATTTGTTTGGTCGTCTCTGGTGGGACAGACCTTCTGTTACAATACGAACTGAATTTTATAAACCGGAAAAAGGTCGCTATTTACATCCTGATCAGCATCGTCCGATAACTCATAGGGAGGCCGCACGGTTTCAAAGTTTTCCTGACAGCTTCAAATTTTTAGGATCAAAAATTGAAATCGCAAAACAAATAGGTAATGCCGTTCCCCCACTTCTTGCCGCAAGGGTTGCAGATGTAGTTCGGCTATTGCTTGATAAAAGATATGAACAATGGACGTCTTCACACGAGAAAAACGAAGCCAAATTATGTCGCGTGTGA
- a CDS encoding type II toxin-antitoxin system RelE family toxin gives MQLKPKKLTIQERYRYKVGKYRILYSIQDQELTIWVVKISHRKGFGIQGIGFRGDLT, from the coding sequence ATGCAGCTTAAACCTAAAAAACTTACTATACAGGAACGATACCGATATAAAGTTGGCAAATATAGAATTCTTTATTCTATACAGGACCAAGAGTTAACAATATGGGTTGTAAAAATCAGTCATAGAAAAGGATTCGGGATTCAGGGGATAGGATTCAGGGGAGATCTTACTTAA
- a CDS encoding type II toxin-antitoxin system RelE/ParE family toxin — MIKTFRDKETEKIFNRLLSISRKLPQNIQHLARRKLVVLDAATELNALRVPPGNRLEALKGNRKGQHSIRINDQWRICFKWKAGDAYDVEIADYH; from the coding sequence ATGATCAAAACTTTCCGGGATAAAGAAACTGAAAAGATTTTCAATAGACTTCTTTCCATTTCCAGAAAATTACCCCAAAATATTCAGCATCTCGCACGCAGGAAATTGGTTGTTTTGGATGCAGCTACGGAATTAAATGCTCTACGCGTTCCACCTGGTAACAGATTGGAAGCATTAAAAGGTAACCGGAAAGGACAACATAGCATCCGCATCAATGATCAGTGGCGAATTTGTTTCAAATGGAAAGCCGGTGATGCATATGATGTTGAAATTGCAGATTACCATTAG
- a CDS encoding SNF2 helicase-associated domain-containing protein, whose amino-acid sequence MTDRTKEQPVVSIMPDQTLVLEWETVNGTVHPEQVQRQKEIAQAAETRKDDWLYELGFKQFPLDFSASLDYFLRFSRCFVRELLKTVEHETLRHDAVISVPPGLVSDFISTCPMMAGSEYVTPGMLEGLWQGFNEAFSRDIKAFKGRVSDYFREKNPDLHPAGRVFFHLVEAKNSHLPFAFMATYSAGMGANGKPKHLPLKHAIETHDDDALLTLLSTVYKAAEKSRIVADLIDSGELFHPLAWDEDEAFGFLKEIPDYEACGVLCRIPDWWKQTASTPRVTISLGDKKPALAGLDAILDFNVSVGLGDLELSRQEVETILEQTQGLAFIKNKWVTVDPEKLRQALKAFERIEDLAASGMTLGMAMRARLAPEKILGHGDDGQVEICVSNGTWLTSVLEKMTHPEQVDPVVPGKDFKATLRPYQSKGVDWLAKYSWHCLILDEAQAIKNPGTQETRAVKALPAAHRIVMTGTPVENRLSDLWSILTDGGTPPWRTRPLTGRFASGRRKKSWCINLSPGAPSRKRLI is encoded by the coding sequence TTGACGGACAGAACTAAAGAACAACCGGTTGTTTCGATCATGCCGGACCAGACGTTGGTGCTTGAATGGGAAACGGTAAACGGCACGGTCCACCCGGAGCAGGTACAGCGCCAGAAGGAAATTGCCCAAGCTGCTGAAACCCGAAAAGACGACTGGCTGTACGAACTGGGCTTTAAGCAATTTCCTTTGGATTTTTCAGCCTCCCTGGACTATTTCCTGCGGTTTTCCCGCTGTTTTGTCCGGGAGTTGTTAAAAACCGTCGAACATGAAACCCTCAGGCACGACGCTGTCATCAGTGTACCGCCGGGGCTTGTCAGCGATTTTATTTCAACCTGTCCCATGATGGCCGGGTCCGAATATGTAACGCCCGGCATGCTTGAGGGGCTGTGGCAGGGCTTTAATGAGGCGTTTTCCCGTGACATCAAGGCATTCAAGGGCCGTGTCAGCGACTATTTCCGGGAGAAAAACCCGGACCTTCACCCGGCAGGCCGGGTGTTTTTTCATCTGGTGGAGGCTAAAAATTCACACCTGCCCTTTGCCTTTATGGCCACCTATTCCGCAGGCATGGGGGCCAATGGAAAACCCAAACACCTGCCCCTGAAACATGCCATTGAAACCCATGACGATGATGCGCTTTTAACCCTTTTATCCACGGTGTACAAGGCGGCGGAAAAAAGCCGGATCGTAGCGGACCTCATTGACTCCGGAGAGCTGTTCCATCCCTTGGCCTGGGATGAAGATGAAGCCTTTGGCTTTCTAAAGGAGATCCCGGATTATGAGGCCTGTGGCGTACTCTGCCGGATCCCGGACTGGTGGAAACAAACCGCTTCCACGCCCCGGGTAACCATCTCCCTGGGGGACAAAAAACCGGCTCTGGCCGGGTTGGATGCGATACTTGATTTTAATGTCAGTGTGGGATTGGGCGATCTGGAATTGTCCAGGCAGGAGGTTGAAACCATCCTGGAGCAGACCCAGGGCCTGGCGTTTATCAAAAATAAATGGGTGACCGTGGACCCGGAAAAGCTAAGACAAGCCCTGAAAGCCTTCGAGCGAATTGAGGACCTGGCTGCCTCGGGCATGACCCTGGGAATGGCCATGCGGGCCCGGCTGGCTCCGGAAAAAATACTTGGGCACGGCGATGACGGCCAGGTGGAGATCTGTGTCTCCAACGGCACATGGCTGACATCCGTACTGGAAAAGATGACCCACCCGGAACAGGTGGATCCGGTCGTGCCGGGCAAAGACTTCAAAGCGACATTGCGGCCCTACCAGTCAAAGGGTGTAGACTGGCTGGCCAAGTATTCCTGGCACTGTCTGATCCTGGACGAGGCCCAGGCCATTAAAAATCCCGGCACCCAGGAGACCCGGGCCGTCAAAGCACTGCCTGCCGCCCACCGGATCGTCATGACCGGCACGCCGGTGGAAAACCGGCTGTCGGACCTGTGGTCCATTTTGACCGATGGTGGAACCCCGCCGTGGAGAACCAGGCCACTGACAGGGCGTTTCGCATCGGGCAGACGAAAAAAGTCCTGGTGCATAAATTTGTCACCCGGGGCACCATCGAGGAAAAGATTGATTTGA
- a CDS encoding HigA family addiction module antitoxin: MKNKKLPPIHPGEILIEEFLKPMGLSQYRLAKDISVPPRRINEIVHGKRSISADTALRLGRFFGIAPQFWLNLQTRFDLEVTEDLLADRLEKEVQVFSSNAA, from the coding sequence ATGAAAAATAAAAAACTTCCTCCCATTCATCCTGGTGAAATCCTTATTGAGGAGTTCCTTAAACCAATGGGCCTCAGTCAATATCGACTTGCCAAAGACATAAGCGTACCGCCAAGAAGGATTAACGAAATTGTTCATGGAAAACGTTCGATTTCAGCTGATACAGCATTGCGTTTAGGTCGATTTTTTGGAATAGCGCCGCAATTTTGGTTAAATCTCCAAACCCGATTTGATCTTGAAGTAACTGAGGATTTGCTGGCAGATCGTCTTGAAAAAGAGGTACAAGTTTTCAGCTCAAATGCAGCTTAA
- a CDS encoding HNH endonuclease, with amino-acid sequence MGVYLLEADRQSPEHDRHIPDPVKREVLRRDDYKCTVCKWSHDEWNRSDPRHLELHHKKHHAKGGDNTETNLITVCTVCHDEIHRNK; translated from the coding sequence GTGGGAGTTTACCTGCTGGAGGCGGATCGACAAAGCCCGGAGCATGACCGCCACATTCCTGACCCTGTTAAAAGAGAGGTTCTACGGAGGGATGATTATAAATGCACGGTCTGTAAATGGTCGCACGACGAATGGAATAGATCAGATCCTCGACATTTAGAGCTACATCACAAAAAACATCATGCAAAGGGTGGTGACAACACGGAAACCAACCTTATTACCGTATGCACGGTGTGTCATGATGAAATACACCGGAATAAATAG
- a CDS encoding RluA family pseudouridine synthase has protein sequence MEEKIKIMEQGQGWICLEKPGGISVHNDPGRDLISGLQKQLGPGSTEILQPVHRLDKETSGLLLVATARDTLAGLSALFTEGKVTKRYKALVHGQFEHPDQARGTWDIPLTKSAGGRTDPRGRGKRVEALTCFRVLDHSLHYTLLDIELFTGRKHQIRRHAKLAGHPVVGDPRYGSPQSP, from the coding sequence ATGGAAGAAAAAATCAAAATCATGGAACAGGGACAAGGCTGGATCTGCCTGGAAAAGCCCGGGGGCATCAGTGTCCATAACGATCCTGGCAGGGATTTGATATCAGGACTTCAAAAACAACTGGGCCCCGGCAGCACGGAAATACTCCAGCCCGTACACCGCCTGGATAAGGAGACCTCTGGACTTCTCTTAGTGGCCACGGCCCGGGACACCCTGGCCGGCCTCTCGGCTCTTTTTACAGAAGGAAAGGTGACAAAACGCTATAAAGCCCTGGTCCACGGCCAGTTTGAGCATCCGGACCAGGCCCGGGGCACCTGGGATATCCCCCTGACCAAATCCGCCGGCGGCAGAACCGATCCCCGGGGCCGGGGAAAGCGGGTCGAGGCCCTGACCTGCTTTAGGGTTCTGGACCACTCCCTCCATTATACCCTTTTGGACATTGAATTGTTCACCGGCCGCAAGCACCAGATCCGGCGCCACGCCAAACTGGCAGGGCATCCGGTCGTGGGCGATCCCCGGTACGGCTCCCCCCAAAGCCCTTGA